From the genome of Equus asinus isolate D_3611 breed Donkey chromosome 24, EquAss-T2T_v2, whole genome shotgun sequence, one region includes:
- the SMPD2 gene encoding sphingomyelin phosphodiesterase 2 translates to MKPNFSLRLRVFSLNCWGIPYLSKHRADRVKRLGDFLNMESFDLALLQEVWSEQDFQYLRQKLSPTYPAAHYFRSGIIGSGLCVFSKHSIQEITQHIYTLNGYPYMIYHGDWFCGKAVGLLVLHLSGLVLNAYVTHLHAEYNRQKDIYLAHRVAQAWELAQFIHHTSKKADVVLLCGDLNLHPKDLGCRLLKEWTGLHDAYLETRDFKGSEEGCTMVPENCYVSRQELEPFPSGIRIDYVLYKAVSRFYISCKTLKTTIGRDPHSGTPLSDHEALMATLCVRHSPPQQDASPTHGAAERSPLISVLREAWTELDLGMAQAHWWATFAGYVTGVGLLLLVLVCALVAGGGVREIAIMLWAPTVGLVLGAGAVYLFHMQEAKGLCRAQAELHHVLGRARDAQDLGPESQPVPLLGQQEGDRAEEQ, encoded by the exons ATGAAGCCCAACTTCTCCCTGCGACTGAGGGTCTTCAGCCTCAACTGCTG GGGCATTCCCTACTTGAGCAAGCACCGCGCCGACCGCGTGAAGCGCCTGGGAGACTTTCTGAACATGGAGAGCTTCGACCTAGCTCTGCTGCAGGAG GTGTGGAGTGAGCAAGACTTCCAGTACCTGAGACAGAAGCTGTCACCCACCTACCCAGCTGCCCACTACTTCAGGAG TGGCATCATTGGCAGTGGCCTCTGTGTCTTCTCCAAACATTCAATCCAGGAAATCACCCAGCACATCTACACCCTCAATGGCTACCCCTACATG ATCTATCATGGTGACTGGTTCTGTGGGAAGGCTGTGGGGTTGCTGGTGCTCCATCTAAGTGGACTGGTCCTCAATGCCTACGTGACCCAT CTCCATGCCGAGTACAATCGACAGAAGGACATCTACCTAGCACATCGTGTGGCCCAAGCTTGGGAACTGGCCCAGTTCATCCA CCATACCTCCAAGAAGGCTGACGTGGTTCTGTTGTGTGGGGACCTCAACTTGCACCCGAAGGACCTGGGCTGCCGCCTGCTGAAGGAGTGGACGGGACTGCATGATGCCTATCTTGAGACCCGAGACTTCAAG GGCTCTGAGGAAGGCTGTACAATGGTACCCGAGAACTGCTACGTCAGTCGGCAGGAGCTGGAGCCATTTCCCTCGGGCATCCGCATCGACTACGTGCTGTATAAG GCGGTTTCTAGGTTTTACATCTCCTGTAAGACTCTGAAAACAACTATAGGCCGTGACCCTCACAGTGGCACCCCCCTCTCTGATCATGAGGCCCTGATGGCTACTCTGTGTGTGAGACACAGCCCCCCGCAGCAGGACGCCAGCCCTACTCATG GAGCAGCAGAGAGGTCACCGTTGATCAGCGTGCTAAGGGAGGCCTGGACAGAACTGGACCTGGGCATGGCTCAGGCTCACTGGTGGGCCACCTTTGCTGGTTATGTGACTGGTGTAGGGCTGCTTCTCCTGGTGTTGGTGTGCGCCCTGGTGGCTGGAGGAGGGGTCAGGGAAATTGCCATAATGCTCTGGGCCCCCACTGTAGGACTGGTGCTAGGGGCAGGTGCAGTCTACCTCTTCCACATGCAGGAGGCCAAGGGCTTATGTCGGGCCCAGGCTGAGCTCCACCATGTGCTGGGAAGAGCAAGGGATGCCCAGGACCTGGGCCCAGAGTCTCAGCCAGTCCCACTCTtggggcagcaggagggggaCAGAGCTGAGGAACAATAA